The stretch of DNA GGGCGCGGGCTCCGACCTCCAGGGCATCCGCACCACCGCCACGGACCAGGGCGACCACTGGCTGCTCAACGGCTCCAAGACGTTCATCTCGAACGGCATCCTGGCCGACCTCGTCATCGTCGTCGCCAAGACCTCCCCCGAGGGCGGCGCGAAGGGCCTGTCCCTGCTGGTCGTCGAGCGCGGCACGGACGGCTTCGAGCGGGGCCGCAACCTCGACAAGATCGGCCAGAAGTCCCAGGACACCGCCGAGTTGTTCTTCAACGACGTACGCGTCCCCAAGGAGAACCTCCTCGGCGAGCTCGACGGCGCGTTCATCCACCTGATGACGAACCTCGCGCAGGAGCGCATGGGCATCGCCGTCGCGGGCATCGCCGCCGCCGAGAACCTCCTGGAGATCACCACGGCGTACGTCAAGGAGCGCGAGGCCTTCGGGCGTCCGCTCTCCAAGCTCCAGCACATCCGCTTCGAGATCGCCGAGATGGCCACCGAGTGCGCGGTCACCCGTACGTTCCTCGACCGCTGCATCGTCGATCACGCGAACGGGGAACTCGACGCCGTGCACGCCTCGATGGCCAAGTGGTGGGCCACCGAGCTGCAAAAACGCGTCGCCGACCGCTGCCTGCAACTGCACGGCGGATACGGCTACATGACCGAGTACCGCGTCGCCAAGGCCTTCACCGACGGCCGCATCCAGACGATCTACGGAGGTACGACCGAGATCATGAAGGAGATCATCGGCCGCTCCCTGCTCGCCTGAGCCCGACCGACCCTCATCTTCAAAATCTTCAAAGTTCTTATGCGAAAGGCTGCTGTCTTGACCACCGAAGCGTACGTATACGACGCGATCCGCACCCCGCGCGGACGCGGCAAGGCCAATGGCGCCCTGCACGGCACCAAGCCGATCGACCTCGTCGTCGGCCTGATCCACGAGATCAGGGCGCGTTTCCCCGACCTGGACCCGGCGGCCGTCGACGACATCGTCCTCGGCGTCGTGGGCCCCGTCGGCGACCAGGGCTCCGACATCGCGCGCATCGCGGCCATCGCCGCCGGTCTTCCCGACACCGTCGCGGGCGTCCAGGAGAACCGCTTCTGCGCCTCGGGTCTGGAAGCGGTCAACATGGCAGCGATGAAGGTGCGTTCGGGCTGGGAGGACCTCGTCCTCGCGGGCGGCGTCGAGTCGATGTCGCGTGTCCCGATGGCCTCGGACGGCGGCGCCTGGTTCGCCGACCCGATGACCAACTACGAGACGGGCTTCGTGCCGCAGGGCATCGGCGCCGACCTGATCGCCACCGTCGAGGGCTACTCCCGGCGTGACGTGGACGAGTACGCCGCCCTGTCCCAGGAGCGCGCCGCGGCGGCCTGGAAGGACAGCCGCTTCGAGAAGTCCGTCGTGCCGGTCAAGGACCGCAGCGGCCTGGTCGTCCTTGACCACGACGAGTACATGCGGCCGGGCACCACCGCCGACTCGCTCGCCAAGCTGAAGCCGTCCTTCAAGGACATCGGCGACCTCGGCGGCTTCGATGCCGTCGCGCTGCAGAAGTACCACTGGGTCGAGAAGATCGACCACGTCCACCACGCGGGCAACTCCTCCGGCATCGTGGACGGCGCCGCGCTCGTCGCCATCGGCAGCAAGGAGGTCGGCGAGCGTTACGGCCTCGCGCCGCGCGCCCGGATCGTCTCCGCGGCCGTCTCCGGCTCGGAGCCGACCATCATGCTCACCGGTCCGGCGCCCGCCGCGCGCAAGGCGCTCGCCAAGGCGGGTCTGACCATCGACGACATCGACCTCGTCGAGATCAACGAAGCGTTCGCGGCGGTCGTGCTTCGCTTCGTCGAGGACATGGGCCTGTCCCTGGACAAGGTCAACGTCAACGGCGGAGCGATTGCGTTGGGCCATCCCCTGGGCGCGACCGGGGCGATGATCCTGGGCACGCTGGTGGACGAGCTGGAGCGGCGTGACCTGCGGTACGGGCTCGTGACGCTCTGCGTCGGCGGCGGGATGGGGATCGCCACGATCGTGGAACGAGTTTCCGGCTAAGCGCCGGTGGGGCTGTGTCCGTCGCCGACTGCAGGTGCGTTGTGGCTGGTCGCGCAGTTCCCCGCGCCCCTGAGATGCGCACTTCGTGCGGCATCTCATCGGGGAAGGCTGCGCGCAGCGCATGCCTTCAGGGGCGCGGGGAACTGCGCGACCAGCCCCCACCGGCGGTCAGTCGGCCACGAACCGCAGCCACCCTCCCCGGACCCCGCCCACGCCCACGGCCTTCCGCATCAGACTTCACGGAGACAAGACCATGACCGAAAGCACGACCATCCGCTGGGAACAGGACGACACCGGCGTCGTCACCCTCGTCCTCGACGACCCCAACCAGTCCGCGAACACCATGAACCAGGGG from Streptomyces sp. BA2 encodes:
- a CDS encoding acetyl-CoA C-acetyltransferase, with product MTTEAYVYDAIRTPRGRGKANGALHGTKPIDLVVGLIHEIRARFPDLDPAAVDDIVLGVVGPVGDQGSDIARIAAIAAGLPDTVAGVQENRFCASGLEAVNMAAMKVRSGWEDLVLAGGVESMSRVPMASDGGAWFADPMTNYETGFVPQGIGADLIATVEGYSRRDVDEYAALSQERAAAAWKDSRFEKSVVPVKDRSGLVVLDHDEYMRPGTTADSLAKLKPSFKDIGDLGGFDAVALQKYHWVEKIDHVHHAGNSSGIVDGAALVAIGSKEVGERYGLAPRARIVSAAVSGSEPTIMLTGPAPAARKALAKAGLTIDDIDLVEINEAFAAVVLRFVEDMGLSLDKVNVNGGAIALGHPLGATGAMILGTLVDELERRDLRYGLVTLCVGGGMGIATIVERVSG
- a CDS encoding acyl-CoA dehydrogenase family protein, producing MKRQIFTAEHEAFRETVRTFLTKEVLPHYEEWEKDGIVSRDAWLAAGKQGLLGLAVPEEYGGGGNADFRYSAVLAEEFTRAGASGLALGLHNDIIGPYLTSLATEDQKRRWLPGFCSGEIITAIAMTEPGAGSDLQGIRTTATDQGDHWLLNGSKTFISNGILADLVIVVAKTSPEGGAKGLSLLVVERGTDGFERGRNLDKIGQKSQDTAELFFNDVRVPKENLLGELDGAFIHLMTNLAQERMGIAVAGIAAAENLLEITTAYVKEREAFGRPLSKLQHIRFEIAEMATECAVTRTFLDRCIVDHANGELDAVHASMAKWWATELQKRVADRCLQLHGGYGYMTEYRVAKAFTDGRIQTIYGGTTEIMKEIIGRSLLA